A genome region from Arachis duranensis cultivar V14167 chromosome 6, aradu.V14167.gnm2.J7QH, whole genome shotgun sequence includes the following:
- the LOC107495068 gene encoding uncharacterized protein LOC107495068, with product MANHHHHHHQRPHRLSVPPRSTSPTTFSSSPTRYPSFPYTSSSSTPTATPSKTRLSTIPSFKSSSKSKSSLSFLFLLLLSLRSLYSLLPFLRSSPSFSLFPFSFLLSLLSFLLTLSFSLFSSHSSLFFSSSNSLDPFNQHKPKQPLLALSSLTHSQQRLLVAKSVLLALVFLLRFQALRYCGTAATILAEFTGTVAARFFAERRTQNWNRWRKLRGFGTLILGLFMLAFGWDKEECFPLSNKLGKMILPSESCVAIWPMLLPFVAGFIGCYERISMDWGTIRQLGQKRVRLITLFFTTIVLLVPALVSFFVFESEEDSVSFGDLAWPLVNTVAFAVILSENYTNDEKLVSSKDTQREYLVTFVCILLLQLFYFPELSLWGLLLCGLLLYIAVRDLDPFRHDFAGSREESSEFLSDMIMKPIRHILSERKSRKIALFLLINTGYMVVEFVAGFMSNSLGLISDACHMLFDCAALAIGLYASYISRLPANNYYYYGRGRFEVLSGYANAVFLVLVGALIVVESFERILDPQEISTSSLLVVSIGGLLVNVIGLIFFHEEHHHAHGGSGSCSHSHSHSHSHSHSHSHSELHTHHSHHSHGKQHHHHAIHGSNQERTNVSGGCQENSCDGDSGNHHHCNHPVKGDCHAGSHGIQSIQHHENTNCHEHQHEHHHNHDHHHANHHCHEASVAHCLDVINVAKSHCEGVNSTGQCDSELWESYTKAEEQREHSHHHIDHNMEGIFLHVLADTMGSVGVVISTLLIKYKGWLVADPACSIFISVLIVSSVIPLLRNSAEILLQRVPRAHEHELKDVLTDTVKIKGVSGIQKFHVWSLTNTDVVGTLHLHVSTDSDKVSAKSQVSRLLHNAGIKDLTLQVECVR from the coding sequence ATggccaaccaccaccaccatcatcatcaacgACCGCATCGCCTCTCAGTTCCACCGCGCTCCACCTCCCCCACCACCTTCAGCTCCAGTCCCACACGCTACCCTTCGTTCCCATACACTTCTTCCTCATCGACCCCAACCGCAACCCCATCCAAAACCCGTCTCTCCACCATCCCCTCCTTCAAATCCTCATCCAAATCGAAATCGTCCCTctccttcctcttcctcctcctcctctccctTCGCTCCCTCTACTCCCTCCTCCCTTTTCTCCGCTCCTCCCCTTCCTTCTCCCTCTTCCCCTTCTCCTTcctcctctccctcctctccttcctcttaACCCTCTCATTCTCCCTCTTCTCGTCccactcttctctcttcttctcttcttccaattCGTTAGACCCTTTCAACCAACACAAACCGAAGCAGCCTCTTCTTGCGCTTTCTTCTTTAACACACTCTCAGCAGAGGCTTCTTGTCGCAAAATCAGTCCTTCTCGCTCTTGTTTTTCTCCTCCGCTTCCAGGCTCTCCGCTACTGCGGCACCGCCGCCACCATCCTCGCCGAGTTCACCGGGACCGTGGCAGCGCGGTTCTTTGCAGAGCGGAGGACTCAGAACTGGAACCGGTGGCGAAAATTGCGTGGCTTCGGAACTCTGATTTTGGGATTGTTTATGCTGGCTTTTGGTTGGGATAAAGAAGAGTGCTTCCCTTTGTCAAACAAATTGGGGAAGATGATTCTCCCGAGCGAAAGCTGTGTGGCGATTTGGCCAATGCTGCTTCCATTTGTGGCTGGGTTTATCGGTTGTTACGAAAGAATTTCGATGGATTGGGGAACGATTAGGCAGCTAGGTCAAAAACGGGTACGGCTAATTACTCTGTTTTTCACTACAATTGTGCTTCTTGTTCCTGCTCTAGTTAGTTTTTTCGTGTTTGAATCTGAAGAAGATAGTGTTTCCTTTGGAGATTTGGCTTGGCCTTTGGTTAATACTGTTGCGTTCGCTGTGATTTTGAGTGAGAATTACACCAATGATGAGAAGCTGGTGAGTTCTAAGGACACTCAGAGGGAGTATTTGGTCACTTTTGTGTGTATATTATTATTGCAGCTTTTCTATTTCCCCGAACTTTCGCTTTGGGGTTTGTTGCTTTGTGGTTTATTGCTGTACATTGCTGTTAGAGACTTAGATCCTTTTCGCCATGATTTTGCTGGATCTAGGGAGGAGTCCTCGGAGTTCTTGTCTGATATGATTATGAAGCCTATTAGGCATATTTTGAGCGAGAGGAAATCGCGGAAAATCGCCCTCTTTCTCTTGATCAACACTGGATATATGGTTGTGGAATTTGTTGCAGGATTTATGAGTAATAGTCTTGGGTTGATATCGGATGCGTGTCACATGTTGTTTGATTGTGCTGCTTTGGCCATTGGGCTGTATGCTTCATATATATCTCGTTTACCTGCAAATAATTACTATTACTATGGCCGCGGAAGGTTTGAGGTTCTGTCGGGGTATGCAAATGctgtttttcttgttcttgtgGGAGCTTTGATAGTGGTGGAGTCTTTTGAGAGGATATTGGATCCTCAAGAAATATCAACGAGTAGTTTGTTAGTTGTGTCTATCGGAGGGCTTTTAGTCAATGTGATTGGCTTGATATTCTTTCATGAGGAACATCATCATGCCCATGGAGGGTCTGGATCATgctctcactctcactctcactctcactctcactctcactctcactcgCACTCAGAGTTACATACTCATCACTCCCACCATTCCCATGGTAAGCAACATCATCACCATGCCATACATGGAAGCAATCAAGAGCGAACTAACGTTTCTGGTGGTTGCCAAGAAAATTCATGCGATGGTGATTCTGGTAATCACCATCACTGCAATCATCCAGTGAAGGGCGACTGTCATGCAGGCAGTCATGGGATTCAGAGCATTCAGCATCATGAGAACACCAACTGCCATGAACATCAACACGAACATCATCATAATCATGACCATCACCATGCTAACCACCATTGTCATGAAGCTTCAGTTGCTCACTGCTTGGATGTTATCAATGTTGCCAAATCTCATTGTGAAGGAGTGAACTCTACTGGACAATGCGATTCAGAGCTATGGGAATCATATACTAAAGCAGAGGAGCAGCGAGAGCACAGCCATCACCATATTGATCACAATATGGAAGGCATATTCTTGCATGTTCTTGCAGACACGATGGGGAGTGTTGGCGTCGTTATATCTACCCTATTAATAAAGTACAAGGGATGGCTTGTTGCTGATCCCGCCTGCTCAATTTTCATTTCAGTTTTAATTGTATCCTCTGTAATACCTTTACTCAGAAATTCGGCCGAAATTTTGCTCCAGAGAGTTCCAAGGGCGCATGAGCATGAACTCAAGGATGTGTTAACTGATACAGTGAAGATAAAaggtgtttctggcattcaaaagTTTCACGTATGGAGCTTAACAAACACAGATGTAGTTGGGACACTTCATCTACATGTGTCAACAGACAGTGACAAAGTGTCTGCAAAGTCTCAAGTTTCTCGTTTATTGCATAATGCTGGAATCAAGGATTTAACCTTGCAAGTTGAATGTGTTAGATAG
- the LOC107495005 gene encoding uncharacterized protein LOC107495005, which translates to MMPDSEIHPRSQESVESQASSYQGASFPSPLNGVVIFVISTLGGYLQVRFQSKNVSPFEEHYQIMWAASMVLSLYSIMLIGEFNLEVRKHSFVSIAKRFTVLMGALEAVLLTIIIMPWFGYLKLVLWSICFLKATLASYEEMCQCFHQVFSQTVDTIRSYFSREEKRLPV; encoded by the exons atgATGCCAGATAGTGAAATTCATCCAAGGAGTCAAGAATCAGTTGAAAG TCAAGCAAGCTCTTACCAAGGAGCGAGTTTCCCGTCCCCATTGAACGGCGTTGTAATCTTTGTCATATCCACATTAGGTGGATACCTCCAAGTTCGATTCCAATCGAAGAACGTGTCGCCATTCGAAGAACACTACCAGATTATGTGGGCAGCTTCTATGGTGCTATCCCTTTATTCCATCATGTTGATTGGTGAATTCAATCTTGAGGTACGTAAACATAGCTTCGTTTCGATTGCGAAACGCTTCACTGTGCTTATGGGAGCTCTTGAGGCTGTGTTGCTCACTATAATCATAATGCCCTGGTTTGGGTATTTGAAGTTGGTTCTTTGGAGCATTTGTTTTCTGAAAGCAACATTGGCTTCCTATGAAGAAATGTGCCAATGTTTTCATCAGGTGTTTTCTCAAACCGTTGATACCATAAGAAGCTATTTTAGCAGAGAAGAAAAACGCTTGCCAGTCTAG